A genomic stretch from Shewanella sediminis HAW-EB3 includes:
- a CDS encoding DUF58 domain-containing protein: protein MAEIALPLFADGVNLTQKELLACQNLARALPEKRSKARASLSGDRASLIKGRGMEFAEVRHYQAGDDVRTIDWRVTARTGKAHTKLFVEERERPILILLDLSHSLYFGSSLLLQSVQAAHLATTLGWSAIFHGDRLGALIATEQEHLELKPRSRQQGILQLISGIESLHKKQLSQISEYQSEPEHLFKACQRLRRIAKPGSLIWIISDGSNFNDACLAPLSDLKRHCDMGAFLITDPLRQGTLALPKQFQLPVKEGNKELTLNRAGYDAWLKKQLDSQKQFTQMMQKLNVQTRVLDAGDTLNNQIGALR from the coding sequence ATGGCAGAGATAGCCTTGCCTCTTTTTGCTGATGGGGTAAATCTCACTCAAAAAGAACTTTTAGCGTGCCAAAACCTAGCCAGAGCACTTCCCGAGAAGCGCTCCAAGGCCCGTGCAAGTCTCTCCGGTGACAGAGCGAGCCTAATTAAAGGTCGCGGAATGGAGTTTGCTGAGGTGCGTCACTATCAAGCCGGTGATGATGTCCGAACCATCGACTGGCGAGTGACTGCCAGAACAGGTAAGGCGCACACTAAGCTATTTGTAGAGGAGAGAGAACGGCCGATTTTAATCCTGCTCGATCTCAGTCACAGCCTCTATTTTGGCTCAAGCCTACTGCTTCAGTCCGTTCAGGCGGCGCACTTAGCCACGACCTTAGGTTGGAGTGCCATTTTTCATGGTGACAGATTAGGGGCATTAATCGCGACAGAGCAAGAGCATCTTGAATTAAAACCGAGAAGTCGTCAGCAGGGGATCTTACAGCTGATCTCCGGCATAGAATCCCTGCATAAAAAACAACTCAGTCAGATATCTGAGTATCAAAGTGAACCCGAGCATCTTTTTAAGGCCTGTCAGCGATTAAGGCGGATAGCGAAACCCGGCTCTCTAATCTGGATAATCAGTGATGGCAGTAATTTTAATGATGCTTGCCTCGCACCGTTATCGGATCTTAAACGTCATTGCGATATGGGGGCGTTCTTAATCACTGATCCACTGAGGCAAGGTACACTGGCATTGCCAAAGCAATTCCAGTTACCGGTCAAGGAAGGCAATAAAGAACTTACGCTCAATCGCGCAGGCTATGATGCCTGGCTGAAGAAACAACTCGATTCTCAAAAACAATTTACACAGATGATGCAAAAGCTGAATGTTCAAACCCGGGTCTTAGATGCGGGAGATACACTAAATAATCAAATTGGGGCATTGAGGTAA